Proteins encoded in a region of the Clostridium beijerinckii genome:
- a CDS encoding RNA polymerase sigma factor, producing MIDIEKEQFPNCIKQYERLIITICLSFTKNYFDAEDLAQQTFLSAYQNWEGFDGDNLKAWLAKIAANKCKDYLKSKARKTVSLSEDEYQDLEYRGDSPEETVVKKNTTERIQSLCNKLKEPYRTVATNYFCKDVKLSHLAKETGQNIKTLETQLYRSKKMLKDLWKEEFM from the coding sequence GTGATAGATATTGAAAAAGAACAATTTCCAAATTGCATAAAACAATATGAACGGTTAATTATCACTATTTGTTTATCCTTCACAAAAAATTATTTTGATGCTGAAGATTTGGCTCAGCAAACATTTTTATCAGCATATCAAAATTGGGAAGGCTTTGATGGTGATAACCTTAAGGCTTGGCTTGCTAAAATTGCTGCAAACAAGTGTAAGGATTATCTTAAGAGTAAGGCGAGAAAAACAGTTAGTTTGTCAGAAGATGAGTACCAAGATCTTGAGTATAGAGGAGATTCACCGGAGGAAACAGTAGTTAAAAAGAATACTACAGAGAGAATACAAAGTTTATGCAATAAGCTAAAAGAGCCATATAGAACTGTAGCTACAAACTATTTTTGCAAAGATGTCAAACTATCACATTTGGCAAAGGAAACGGGCCAGAATATTAAAACCTTGGAAACGCAACTTTACAGGTCAAAAAAAATGTTAAAGGATTTATGGAAGGAGGAGTTCATGTGA
- a CDS encoding MFS transporter: protein MNKKQKVLAFISLAIACFLTVLDSTIVNVSLPSMADYFNTDITGISWVSTAYLIPFSALLINFSKIADIFGRKKLFIIGLIVFGTSSILCGLSTSLSMIIIFRIMQGIGAAILAPLAIPLGIELFGKDAMSKLAIAIGMIISIAAASGPVVGGVLNEAFGFKAIFYVNVPFIIVSLIFGAQCLTECYDRTIEKRIDFIGSILLAYGIGALTFFLVKGSTYGWGSTKIVTLIITSAISIIAFLIYELRSKNPMIEFKLFKIRSFTSSIIIVGVIFFAYMPISYLMNFYLENQLGYSVLKSGLILGIVSGVSFLTSPIFGIISKRYGARIISLLSIIFVSLGDLMLVFMNNSNNMEIIYGAFIVVGLGVASTSPLYKSAFDEISKDKNGLASGILNSFRQLTACLAIALVSTLSSYYTTQAIDNSKNRIIELVNNNTVLEDQVKSTIIDKIQTADTSKNTSFSKDMVDKLIKDKEDTVLASVPDKTKPAIEENFNTQTKEIHKVLDNMTVIKNDESNKVYNKCFLLTAIIAILGLAAVPFNKMKETELGKTKPEFVV from the coding sequence ATGAATAAAAAACAAAAAGTATTAGCATTTATTTCACTGGCAATAGCTTGCTTCTTAACAGTATTAGATTCAACCATAGTTAATGTATCTTTACCTTCTATGGCTGATTATTTCAACACAGATATAACAGGAATATCATGGGTAAGTACCGCGTACTTAATTCCATTCTCAGCTCTTTTAATAAACTTTTCTAAAATTGCAGATATTTTTGGAAGAAAGAAACTATTTATAATTGGTCTTATAGTATTTGGTACTTCATCAATACTTTGCGGGCTTTCCACTTCCCTTTCCATGATTATAATTTTTAGAATCATGCAAGGGATAGGCGCTGCAATTCTTGCTCCATTAGCCATTCCTTTAGGTATCGAACTATTTGGTAAAGATGCCATGTCAAAACTTGCTATTGCAATTGGTATGATAATTTCTATAGCTGCTGCTTCTGGTCCTGTTGTTGGCGGAGTCTTAAATGAAGCCTTTGGCTTTAAAGCAATATTCTATGTAAATGTTCCTTTTATAATCGTCTCTTTAATCTTTGGGGCTCAATGTCTTACAGAATGTTATGATAGAACAATTGAAAAGCGAATAGATTTTATTGGCTCTATATTATTAGCTTACGGAATCGGAGCACTAACCTTTTTCCTTGTTAAAGGAAGCACTTATGGCTGGGGTAGTACAAAAATAGTTACTTTAATAATAACATCAGCAATTTCAATTATTGCTTTCTTAATATATGAACTAAGATCAAAGAATCCAATGATAGAATTTAAATTATTCAAAATAAGAAGCTTTACTTCTTCAATAATAATAGTTGGAGTAATATTCTTTGCTTATATGCCTATATCTTATTTAATGAATTTCTATCTAGAAAACCAATTAGGTTATTCTGTTTTAAAATCTGGGCTTATTTTAGGTATAGTAAGTGGTGTTTCATTTCTCACCTCTCCAATCTTTGGAATTATATCTAAGAGGTATGGTGCTAGAATTATTTCATTATTATCCATAATTTTTGTATCTTTAGGTGATCTTATGCTTGTATTTATGAATAATTCAAACAATATGGAGATAATTTATGGCGCATTCATTGTAGTAGGACTTGGTGTTGCTTCAACCTCTCCATTATATAAAAGTGCATTTGACGAGATTTCAAAAGATAAGAATGGTCTGGCTTCAGGAATACTGAACAGCTTTAGGCAACTAACTGCCTGTTTAGCTATAGCCTTAGTTTCAACATTAAGCAGCTATTACACTACTCAAGCTATAGATAATTCCAAAAACAGAATAATAGAACTTGTTAATAACAATACAGTTCTTGAGGATCAAGTGAAATCTACGATAATTGATAAAATACAAACTGCAGACACCAGCAAAAATACTTCCTTTTCGAAAGATATGGTTGATAAATTAATTAAAGACAAAGAGGATACTGTGTTAGCTTCTGTTCCTGATAAAACGAAGCCAGCTATAGAAGAAAACTTTAATACTCAAACAAAAGAAATCCATAAGGTCTTAGATAACATGACTGTCATAAAAAATGATGAAAGTAATAAAGTTTATAATAAGTGCTTCCTACTCACAGCAATTATCGCAATTTTAGGATTAGCGGCAGTACCTTTTAATAAAATGAAAGAAACTGAACTTGGAAAAACCAAACCAGAATTTGTAGTATGA
- a CDS encoding DNA alkylation repair protein — MSEPLKNIYTLEFLNDFANKIHNVYAEFNKNDFVASILAYPWDELPLKARIHRIAEILGNYLPNDFENALNILFSINESCVGFPYLFFPDFVATYGRHGEYFELSMNALERFTQQSSSEFAIRPFLLSDSNSVMKYMMKWSLSPNEHIRRLSSEGCRPRLPWGIALPMFKADPLPVFKVLENLKEDDSLYVRKSVANNLNDISKDNPDAVLAIAENWICHNQNTDWILRHGCRTLIKRANPNAMSLFGYTSSSAENPIFRNASISAQPNHLKIGGSCELNYSLDIDWGSPVHIRLEYGIDFIKSNGKPSRKLFFLSDKTLLPNAHLQGTRIHSFADLTVRKHHPGIHKIVLMVNGIEAAQTTLNIFGGKYDYK; from the coding sequence ATGAGTGAACCATTAAAAAATATTTATACGTTAGAATTTTTAAATGATTTTGCAAATAAAATACACAATGTTTATGCAGAATTTAATAAGAACGATTTTGTTGCTTCAATTTTAGCTTATCCGTGGGATGAATTACCTTTAAAGGCTCGTATTCATAGAATAGCTGAAATATTAGGTAACTACCTTCCTAATGATTTTGAAAATGCACTAAATATCTTATTCTCTATTAATGAAAGCTGTGTGGGATTCCCATATCTATTCTTTCCTGATTTTGTTGCTACATATGGACGACACGGGGAATATTTTGAGCTTTCCATGAATGCTTTAGAACGCTTCACTCAACAATCATCGTCAGAGTTTGCGATTCGACCCTTTTTATTGAGTGACTCTAACAGTGTAATGAAATATATGATGAAATGGTCATTATCTCCCAATGAGCATATACGGCGTCTTTCAAGTGAAGGTTGTCGGCCACGTCTTCCTTGGGGAATAGCTCTTCCGATGTTTAAAGCCGATCCATTACCTGTTTTTAAAGTGTTAGAAAATTTGAAAGAAGACGACTCTCTTTATGTACGCAAGAGTGTTGCTAACAACCTTAATGACATTTCAAAAGATAACCCTGACGCTGTTTTAGCGATAGCGGAAAATTGGATATGTCATAATCAAAATACTGATTGGATTTTAAGACACGGCTGTCGCACTCTTATTAAAAGAGCTAATCCCAATGCAATGTCACTCTTTGGTTACACTAGCTCTTCAGCTGAAAATCCCATATTTAGAAATGCCTCAATCTCTGCTCAACCTAACCACCTTAAAATTGGAGGCAGTTGTGAGTTGAATTATTCACTGGATATAGACTGGGGTTCCCCAGTACATATCCGCTTGGAATATGGCATTGATTTTATAAAATCAAATGGTAAACCATCACGTAAATTATTTTTTTTATCTGACAAAACATTGTTACCTAATGCACATTTACAAGGTACGCGTATACATAGCTTTGCAGATCTTACTGTCCGAAAGCATCATCCTGGCATTCATAAAATTGTCCTTATGGTTAACGGCATAGAAGCTGCGCAGACTACATTAAATATTTTTGGAGGCAAATATGATTATAAATAA
- a CDS encoding TetR/AcrR family transcriptional regulator, with translation MERKTRIPTQKRALEKYDRILEAAYKLFNEKGYYNTTTADISNEANVATGSVYAYFEDKKEIYLKVIGRINQRFDYPSHDYWLENADKEFDNAKVVKQLFKVFIKMMLDYHDFSKTFHDEMEALTLLDKDVAALRKEYDEQRKDKIKEIFKALSLPFKSKEDEKIFYHYSLFITDDVCHRIKFDDEIKDIDLCIEKCVNMLYCLFKDCTNYIKIT, from the coding sequence ATGGAAAGAAAGACAAGAATACCAACACAAAAAAGAGCATTAGAAAAATACGATAGAATTTTAGAAGCGGCTTACAAATTATTCAATGAAAAAGGTTATTATAATACTACAACAGCAGATATATCTAATGAAGCCAATGTAGCAACAGGTTCTGTATATGCCTATTTTGAAGATAAGAAGGAAATTTATCTTAAGGTAATTGGGAGGATTAACCAAAGATTTGATTATCCAAGTCATGATTATTGGTTAGAAAATGCTGATAAGGAATTTGATAATGCTAAAGTAGTAAAACAACTATTTAAAGTATTTATAAAGATGATGTTAGATTATCATGACTTTTCTAAAACTTTTCATGATGAAATGGAAGCATTAACACTATTAGATAAAGATGTAGCTGCTTTGAGAAAAGAATATGATGAGCAGAGAAAAGATAAAATTAAAGAAATTTTCAAAGCTTTGTCTTTACCTTTTAAAAGTAAAGAAGACGAAAAAATATTTTATCATTATTCACTTTTTATTACAGATGATGTATGCCATAGAATTAAATTTGATGATGAAATTAAGGACATAGATTTGTGTATTGAGAAATGTGTAAATATGCTGTATTGCTTGTTTAAAGATTGTACAAATTATATAAAGATAACATAG
- a CDS encoding galactose ABC transporter substrate-binding protein, protein MKLFKNALSLIIISILLLHNIEISAYASPNANSQNQVKIAVFLSNFNSPFISSLKKDLEAVEKENKNRVLFTFFDSKGNETIQNQNIDESFNQNFNLFVVDLVNSSTNFSQNALSKIFNHNIPLIVTLIPSDPIINYIRTYNRAVIIGADDAQSGSIQGKILTDTWNSNKEILDRNKDNVMQYIMLKGPIGDPSTPLRSKYCIQTINDEGIKTEELLSSTCNWNKDCARDDIQSSLLNLYSRIEVIISNNDAMAIGAIEALQKYGFNKGGNSRCIPVVGVDAIPESRKLIDQGFMTGTVIQNTRAYADAIHSVGLNLISGAQPLSHTNYEFDGTGPIIKLPFHEYIKKQ, encoded by the coding sequence ATGAAGCTTTTTAAAAATGCACTATCTCTTATAATAATTTCAATATTACTCTTGCATAACATTGAAATCTCTGCATACGCTAGCCCAAATGCTAATTCTCAAAATCAAGTTAAAATTGCAGTATTCCTAAGCAATTTTAATTCACCTTTTATTTCAAGTTTAAAAAAAGATTTAGAGGCAGTTGAAAAAGAAAATAAAAATAGAGTCCTGTTTACATTCTTTGATTCAAAAGGTAATGAAACTATTCAAAATCAAAATATTGATGAGTCATTTAATCAGAACTTTAATCTGTTTGTGGTAGACTTGGTTAACTCTAGCACAAATTTTTCGCAAAATGCCCTTAGCAAAATATTCAATCATAATATTCCGCTGATTGTAACACTAATTCCAAGTGACCCCATAATAAATTATATTAGAACTTATAATCGAGCTGTCATAATTGGTGCAGACGATGCCCAATCTGGTTCTATTCAAGGAAAAATTCTTACTGACACATGGAATTCTAATAAAGAAATCTTAGATAGAAATAAAGATAATGTAATGCAGTATATTATGTTAAAAGGACCCATTGGCGATCCGTCAACACCTTTAAGAAGTAAGTATTGTATTCAAACAATTAATGATGAGGGTATAAAAACAGAAGAACTTCTATCGTCTACATGCAATTGGAATAAAGATTGTGCAAGAGACGACATACAATCTTCCCTCCTAAATCTATATAGTAGGATTGAGGTTATAATTTCTAATAATGATGCTATGGCTATTGGTGCTATTGAAGCACTTCAAAAATATGGTTTTAACAAAGGCGGCAATTCAAGATGCATTCCAGTTGTTGGTGTAGATGCAATACCAGAATCTAGGAAACTAATAGATCAAGGCTTTATGACAGGTACAGTTATTCAAAATACTCGTGCTTATGCAGATGCCATACACTCTGTAGGATTGAATTTAATTTCTGGTGCTCAACCACTTAGTCATACAAACTATGAATTTGATGGAACTGGTCCTATAATCAAATTGCCTTTTCATGAATATATAAAAAAACAATAA
- a CDS encoding helix-turn-helix transcriptional regulator, whose translation MQISRLFQIIYILLKKKSITARELSDHFEVSVRTIYRDIDALCQAGIPIYSSQGKGGGISLVDKFIFDKSLFSEVEQDKILLALQSLSAVGYDDINDVLSKLSNLFQKSDINWIEVDFSNWGSEKKQKKIFNLIKESILKQKVINFSYFSADGMKSNRYVEPFKLLFKDKSWYLHGYCLQRTAFRTFKITRMSDINITDESCIHQDLQDLINDSPSEKFSELIHLKLKVSSEGAYRVYDDFDEENITMNKDGSYSIDISMPEGEWIYNYLLSFGAMLEIIEPIDIRNEIINRLGNMINKYTSKT comes from the coding sequence ATGCAGATTAGCAGATTGTTTCAAATTATATATATTCTACTCAAAAAAAAATCAATAACAGCAAGGGAACTATCAGATCATTTTGAAGTATCTGTCAGAACAATTTATAGAGATATCGACGCTCTATGCCAGGCTGGAATTCCTATATATTCAAGTCAAGGTAAAGGAGGCGGTATTTCATTAGTAGATAAATTCATTTTTGATAAATCACTATTTTCTGAAGTAGAACAGGATAAAATTCTACTTGCTCTACAGAGTCTTTCCGCTGTAGGATACGATGATATTAATGATGTATTATCAAAATTAAGCAATCTTTTTCAGAAAAGTGATATTAATTGGATTGAAGTTGATTTCTCAAACTGGGGTAGTGAGAAAAAACAAAAAAAGATCTTTAATCTAATAAAAGAATCAATACTAAAGCAAAAAGTAATTAATTTCTCATATTTTAGTGCTGACGGTATGAAAAGTAATAGATATGTTGAACCTTTTAAATTGTTATTCAAAGATAAATCTTGGTATCTACACGGATATTGTCTTCAAAGAACAGCGTTTAGAACCTTTAAGATAACTCGTATGAGTGATATTAATATTACAGATGAAAGTTGTATACATCAAGATTTACAAGATCTTATTAATGATTCACCATCAGAAAAATTCAGTGAACTAATTCATCTTAAGCTAAAAGTATCATCAGAAGGTGCCTATAGAGTATATGATGATTTTGATGAAGAAAATATAACTATGAATAAAGATGGCTCTTACTCTATAGACATTTCGATGCCTGAAGGTGAATGGATTTATAATTATCTTCTTTCTTTCGGGGCAATGTTGGAAATTATAGAGCCTATAGATATCCGAAACGAAATTATTAACCGTTTAGGCAACATGATAAATAAATATACTTCCAAAACTTGA
- a CDS encoding PTS sugar transporter subunit IIA produces MIGIIVGTHGDLSKELVKSAEMIYGEQKNIGCITFKPGEGIENLLEKYNKLIQELNCTEGILVMVDLFGGSPFNAASMIALEKEDMEVITGVNMPMLLEVFASRDISSSLSELLEIAKNGGKNAIKQLEKQAGRNLDDDDIL; encoded by the coding sequence ATGATAGGAATAATTGTAGGAACTCATGGAGATTTATCTAAAGAGTTAGTTAAATCTGCAGAAATGATCTATGGAGAACAAAAGAATATTGGATGTATTACATTTAAGCCAGGAGAGGGAATTGAGAATTTATTAGAGAAATACAATAAACTTATACAAGAATTAAATTGTACAGAAGGAATTCTAGTCATGGTTGATCTCTTTGGGGGAAGTCCATTTAATGCTGCTAGTATGATTGCATTAGAAAAGGAAGATATGGAGGTAATAACTGGAGTTAATATGCCAATGCTATTAGAAGTTTTTGCGAGCAGAGATATTTCATCAAGCCTTTCAGAGCTATTAGAGATTGCAAAAAATGGGGGCAAAAACGCCATAAAACAATTGGAGAAACAAGCAGGCAGGAATTTAGATGATGATGACATATTATGA
- a CDS encoding ABC transporter permease — protein sequence MNNQDIATKIVKRKRGEIFYIGISFTSVIMFFIVWEIATSKGLINQVFLPSPQKVWQAFIELVQQGYKGESLLSHIAISMERLFIAIFFAIIIGVPLGLIAGSSRIVRAIIDPFIEFYRPLPPLAYYTLIVLWFGIGDESKIILLFLNAFAPLLIGVIFSVQKVPLDRINGAKSLGARGINLFISVIFRSCLPDILTSLRTAIGVAYATLVAAEMVAAVSGIGWMVLDASKYLRNDIVYVGVIIMGIIAIILDSFVRFLIRKASPWLEK from the coding sequence ATGAATAATCAAGACATAGCTACGAAAATAGTGAAAAGAAAAAGAGGTGAAATTTTTTATATTGGCATTTCTTTTACTTCTGTAATCATGTTCTTTATTGTATGGGAAATTGCCACGAGCAAAGGCTTGATTAATCAAGTATTTCTTCCATCTCCTCAAAAAGTATGGCAGGCATTTATTGAATTAGTTCAGCAAGGTTATAAAGGAGAAAGCTTGTTATCTCATATTGCAATAAGTATGGAGAGACTTTTCATTGCTATTTTTTTTGCGATAATAATTGGTGTTCCTTTAGGACTTATTGCAGGCAGCTCAAGGATTGTAAGGGCGATTATAGATCCGTTTATTGAATTCTATCGTCCGCTTCCACCACTAGCGTATTATACATTAATTGTGCTGTGGTTTGGAATTGGAGATGAATCTAAAATTATTTTATTATTTTTAAATGCATTTGCACCTTTATTAATTGGGGTTATATTTAGCGTTCAAAAGGTACCACTAGATAGAATTAATGGAGCTAAATCATTAGGGGCAAGAGGAATAAATCTTTTTATTAGTGTTATTTTCAGGTCATGTTTACCAGATATATTAACTAGTCTTAGAACAGCCATTGGTGTTGCTTATGCAACTTTAGTTGCAGCAGAAATGGTTGCAGCTGTATCAGGAATAGGCTGGATGGTATTAGATGCAAGTAAATATCTTAGAAATGATATTGTCTATGTTGGAGTTATAATTATGGGAATTATAGCAATTATATTAGATTCTTTCGTGAGATTTTTGATCAGAAAAGCTTCACCATGGCTAGAAAAATAA